The Amycolatopsis coloradensis sequence TTCGCTGGTCGATCCGGTCCAGCCCCCAGTTCGGCGGGTTTTGCTGGACTTCCGTCGCGGAGGCGGGCTGCGCCACCAGCACCAGCAGCGCCAGCGCGGCCATGACCCGTACCAGTCGAATGATCATGCCTTGGCTCTACGCCTGTACCCCGGGGGGCGGCAACCCCGGAGTGTCACCCGTTCGACTGGTCTTGCCCGATATGGCCGCTGACCGTCGATTTCGGGAAGCAGACCAGCGCGTCGAAGGCGTCGGCGACGTCGACGGGGTTAACCAGATGCGCGTGCCGGATGCTCTGGGGTCCCGCGGTTCCCCGTCGTGCGCGGAGGTCCACGAGCCCGGGGCCTTCGGCTTCGACGCTGCCTTCGGCCGGTGCGTCCAGTTCTTGGCGGTACACGGTGAAACCGAGCCGCGCGGCCGGATCGGGCTTGAGCCCGGTGGTCTCGCCCTCGACGGCGGTGAGCCCGAGCGCGAAATAGTCGTCGCCGAACTCGGCGGCCAGATGCGTGCCCGCCGAAGGTGAGGCGAGCCCGGGGAACGGCGAGAACGGGACGCGCTGGAGGTGTCCGTTGTGGAGCATCACGACGATCTTCGTGTCGGCGCCGTGCAGCCGCCGGATCAACCGGACGGTCTCCGCCATGTACGCGTCGCGCGAACCGCTCTGCAGGGCGGGCGCGTCACCGGACATCATCGCGGCGACCTCGGCGAGGTACGCGTCGACGCGCAGTGCGCCTTCGACGTGGTGCTCCGCGACGGCGGTGTCCCCGTAAACGGGACGCAACGAGGTCAGGTGCGTCTTGAGCCGGGTGAGCGCCGCGGTCGCCTTGTCCTTGGCGGCGTCGTCGAGAGCGGCGTACTTGGCGGGCGCCTCCGCGCTGCTGACCGACGCGTACCCCTTGGCCGCCTCGATCGCCGCGTCGACCAGGCTCGTCGCGGCGTCATCCACAGTGGACAGATAGGCGCGGGCCGCGTCGAGCGACGGCACCGGCGAGCCCGCG is a genomic window containing:
- a CDS encoding erythromycin esterase family protein gives rise to the protein MSDPAKIAELIGDAKIVAIGENNHHIHEFGDLRKRLLQHLVEQHGFRVVAFESGFAEGKLVEDWLNGAPGDVADIGRDGFSFSLGESPEAHEMLTWLRERGDVRYYGLDVPSSAGSPVPSLDAARAYLSTVDDAATSLVDAAIEAAKGYASVSSAEAPAKYAALDDAAKDKATAALTRLKTHLTSLRPVYGDTAVAEHHVEGALRVDAYLAEVAAMMSGDAPALQSGSRDAYMAETVRLIRRLHGADTKIVVMLHNGHLQRVPFSPFPGLASPSAGTHLAAEFGDDYFALGLTAVEGETTGLKPDPAARLGFTVYRQELDAPAEGSVEAEGPGLVDLRARRGTAGPQSIRHAHLVNPVDVADAFDALVCFPKSTVSGHIGQDQSNG